The proteins below come from a single Tachypleus tridentatus isolate NWPU-2018 chromosome 13, ASM421037v1, whole genome shotgun sequence genomic window:
- the LOC143238727 gene encoding homeodomain-interacting protein kinase 2-like isoform X9 produces MLEKVHYIKSHKDIENLVCSISKKRRLDDLFCVEYGNANQVSDITSTSGYLADHNAVGVNTGGDLNNCTSINPYIVPSTSNPYGCQQTSQNGVSAAPLGVQKKIVRAQAAKLLDTYQQQNGLKRKSHELEDAIGLQHQVLQPHQTKQIEDRAQHTHHRHQVHHKSSAAVVPITSTKKFSTTTTTITTAPATSKNSSSNTEGDYQLVQHEVLYSATNQYEVLEFLGRGTFGQVVKCWKKGTNEIVAIKILKNHPSYARQGQIEVSILHRLSQESADEFNFIRAYECFTHKNHTCLVFEMLEQNLYDFLKQNKFSPLPLKYIRPILQQVLTALLKLKQLGLIHADLKPENIMLVDPVRHPFRVKVIDFGSASHVSKAVCSTYLQSRYYRAPEIILGLPFCEAIDMWSLGCVIAELFLGWPLYPGSSEYDQIRYISQTQGLPAEHMLNNATKTTRFFYRETDSNYPFWRLKTPEEHEAETNIKSKEARKYIFNCLDDMAQVNVPTDLEGGELLAEKVDRREFIDLLKRMLTLDQERRITPGEALNHNFVSLNHLMDYAHCNNVKASVQMMEVCRRNRHAYDQNGNQVPVMSNFGSSSSNVAITFNNQLSNLQNQYQLQPTSFYQPAHQVAQPQQMNIPQQQSQARVNGVAAVQGNQYVASAARAADPFQQASQSLCVSSILCPPYQGLNSPAKHMVPMVAQAAQALQIQPSLLTQVGTQQYVPVSVVEQNGRQMLLTNAVQSSWGANRQMFVPSWQQLPTQRTIQQQVLSDSEVWSRSLVLERAALLPEQAAVIPVQATALAAPGLQQPWGMVAAANPNPTHCYVSSSHQQQQALVDHHGASGAIQMASSKRITKTRTGKEKEISSTQLSPVKKRVKEGTPPKWDSIPQSHKGSSTYHSNKVVTSSSGNVRRTSPHLGGVQWSSEVKSGKNVKKKVMYSPEHQHTIVIRDTPSPAYSVVILSSDSEDENESPACCTNKDRGPVVNVKNPVQKTSTLGPSSVAATTCASVLPLTPESEAGIYSLQSTPRQTHLSLPNKPRGNGSYQTRKNVVSCVTVPDSDSDGHYSPVRNLPNFTSNVVVKVIKPEPHRDRDNLPVTTIQKKRLLAKAQAHSHSQLVSQSDILPTFPTKREVSSVGEEEQIPIAMIHQKQTIGNHEHGSGVGRIDYCGQYGLGRSERELPHYTRHQVQNLEGERLLKCSGSPVLMRDGVNNILLKCFK; encoded by the exons ATGCTTGAGAAAGTGCATTATATAAAATCACACAAAGATATTGAAAACTTAGTGTGTTCTATTTCAAAGAAGAGGAGATTAGATGACCTGTTCTG tgTAGAATATGGGAATGCAAACCAAGTTAGTGATATTACTTCAACAAGTGGATATTTGGCTGACCATAATGCAGTTGGAGTAAACACTGGGGGAGATCTAAATAATTGCACTAGTATTAATCCATACATTGTGCCTTCCACAAGTAATCCTTATGGCTGTCAACAAACCTCCCAGAATGGAGTGTCAGCTGCTCCCCTTGGAGTTCAGAAAAAAATTGTGCGTGCTCAAGCAGCCAAACTGCTAGACACCTACCag CAACAAAATGGTTTGAAACGCAAATCACATGAGCTTGAAGATGCGATAGGTTTGCAACATCAAGTGTTACAACCTCACCAAACGAAACAAATAGAAGATAGAGCCCAACACACACACCATCGGCATCAAGTGCACCATAAAAGTTCTGCTGCAGTTGTGCCTATAACCTCAACAAAAAAATTCTCGACAACAACTACAACTATCACCACGGCGCCTGCAACATCAAAAAATAGCTCCTCCAATACTGAGGGGGACTATCAGCTTGTACAACATGAAGTTTTATACTCGGCCACAAACCAGTATGAGGTACTGGAATTTTTGGGACGGGGGACCTTTGGTCAG GTGGTCAAATGCTGGAAGAAAGGGACCAATGAAATTGTGGCTATCAAAATCTTAAAGAATCATCCCTCTTATGCACGTCAAGGGCAGATCGAAGTCAGTATTTTGCATCGATTGAGCCAAGAAAGTGCAGATGAG TTCAACTTTATTCGGGCATATGAGTGCTTCACCCACAAGAATCACACTTGCCTGGTGTTTGAGATGCTAGAGCAAAACTTGTATGACTTTCTGAAACAGAACAAATTCAGTCCACTTCCTCTGAAGTACATCCGTCCCATTCTACAACAAGTGCTTACAGCTCTACTCAAGTTGAAG CAACTTGGACTAATCCATGCTGATCTTAAACCAGAAAATATCATGTTGGTGGATCCTGTACGCCATCCTTTTAGGGTAAAAGTGATTGACTTTGGCTCAGCTAGCCACGTGTCCAAAGCTGTGTGCTCAACATATCTTCAGTCAAGATATTATAG GGCTCCTGAAATTATTCTTGGCTTGCCATTCTGTGAAGCAATTGACATGTGGTCGTTAGGCTGTGTGATAGCTGAGCTCTTTCTGGGGTGGCCTCTTTACCCTGGGTCTTCTGAGTATGACCAG ataagATACATTAGTCAGACCCAAGGACTGCCAGCAGAACACATGTTAAATAATGCTACAAAGACAACTCGTTTTTTCTATAGGGAAACAGACAGCAACTATCCATTCTGGAGATTAAAA ACCCCAGAAGAACATGAAGCAGAAACTAACATTAAGTCTAAAGAAGCTagaaaatatatctttaactGTCTTGATGACATGGCACAG gtAAATGTGCCAACTGATTTAGAAGGTGGAGAGCTGCTAGCTGAGAAGGTAGATCGAAGAGAGTTCATTGACCTACTCAAAAGAATGTTAACTTTAGACCAGGAAAGAAGAATTACCCCTGGTGAAgctttaaatcataattttgtcTCTCTCAACCATCTTATGGATTATGCACATTGTAATAA TGTGAAGGCTTCAGTTCAGATGATGGAAGTTTGTCGAAGAAACAGACATGCATATGACCAAAATGGTAACCAAGTGCCAGTAATGAGTAACTTTGGTTCTTCATCCAGTAATGTAGCTATCACATTCAATAATCAACTAAGCAACCTGCAGAATCAg TACCAGCTGCAACCAACAAGTTTTTATCAGCCTGCTCATCAGGTGGCACAGCCACAGCAAATGAACATTCCTCAACAACAGTCACAGGCAAGAGTCAATGGAGTTGCTGCAGTACAGGGAAACCAGTATGTTGCTTCTGCTGCCCGTGCTGCCGATCCTTTCCAACAGGCTTCTCAGTCTCTTTGTGTCTCTTCCATATTGTGCCCTCCTTATCAAG GGCTAAACTCACCAGCTAAGCACATGGTACCAATGGTTGCTCAGGCAGCCCAGGCTTTACAGATACAACCATCGCTACTTACTCAG GTGGGAACTCAGCAGTATGTGCCAGTTTCTGTGGTTGAGCAGAATGGGAGACAGATGCTTCTGACA AATGCTGTGCAGTCAAGTTGGGGAGCTAATCGTCAGATGTTTGTTCCATCTTGGCAACAACTGCCAACCCAGCGAACCATCCAACAACAAGTATTGTCAGACTCAGAGGTGTGGAGCCGTTCACTAGTTCTTGAAAGAGCAGCATTGTTACCTGAGCAGGCTGCCGTCATACCTGTG CAGGCCACAGCATTGGCAGCTCCAGGGCTTCAACAACCTTGGGGAATGGTAGCAGCTGCAAACCCTAACCCTACTCATTGCTATGTTAGTAGCAGCCATCAACAACAGCAAGCTCTTGTGGATCACCATGGAGCCAGTGGAGCAATACAGATGGCTTCATCTAAAAGGATCACTAAAACTAG GACTGGGAAGGAGAAAGAGATAAGTAGCACCCAACTTTCACCTGTGAAGAAACGTGTCAAGGAAGGAACTCCTCCTAAATGGGATTCAATACCCCAGAGTCACAAAGGCTCTAGCACCTACCATTCAAATAAAGTGGTGACTAGTAGTAGCGGTAATGTACGACGCACGAGCCCACATCTTGGAGGTGTGCAATGGTCCAGTGAAGTAAAATCAGGAAAAAATGT GAAGAAGAAAGTAATGTACTCCCCTGAACATCAACATACTATTGTGATCAGAGATACACCAAGTCCTGCATACAGTGTGGTGATTTTGAGCTCGGACTCTGAGGATGAAAATGAAAGTCCTGCTTG CTGTACAAACAAAGATAGAGGTCCTGTAGTGAATGTCAAGAATCCTGTTCAGAAGACATCAACTTTAGGTCCATCGTCAGTTGCTGCCACAACTTGTGCCAGTGTTCTTCCATTAACACCAGAATCTGAAGCTGGAATCTACAGCTTGCAGTCCACACCAAGACaaa CCCATCTTTCTTTGCCTAATAAGCCTCGAGGAAATGGAAGTTACCAAACTCGAAAGAATGTTGTTAGCTGTGTTACAGTCCCTGATTCGGACTCTGATGGCCACTACAGCCCAGTTCGAAATTTACCAAATTTCACTTCAAACGTTGTTGTGAAAGTAATCAAACCAGAACCACACAGAGATAGAGACAA ccTCCCAGTAACTACTATTCAGAAGAAGCGACTTCTGGCTAAGGCCCAGGCACACTCCCACAGCCAGTTAGTTTCTCAATCAGATATTTTACCAACATTTCCCACAAAACGAGAAGTCAGCAGCGTGGGTGAAGAAGAGCAGATACCTATTGCAATGATTCATCAGAAACAAACTATTGGAAATCATGAACATGGGTCAGGAGTAGGAAGAATAGACTATTGTGGTCAGTATGGACTAGGTAGAAGTGAAAGGGAGCTTCCACACTACACTCGTCATCAGGTACAAAACTTGGAAGGAGAGCGTTTGCTTAAGTGTTCAGGATCACCTGTTCTCATGAGAGATGGGGTAAACAATATTCTTCTGAAGTGTTTCAAATAG
- the LOC143238727 gene encoding uncharacterized protein LOC143238727 isoform X6: MLLLSVEYGNANQVSDITSTSGYLADHNAVGVNTGGDLNNCTSINPYIVPSTSNPYGCQQTSQNGVSAAPLGVQKKIVRAQAAKLLDTYQQQNGLKRKSHELEDAIGLQHQVLQPHQTKQIEDRAQHTHHRHQVHHKSSAAVVPITSTKKFSTTTTTITTAPATSKNSSSNTEGDYQLVQHEVLYSATNQYEVLEFLGRGTFGQVVKCWKKGTNEIVAIKILKNHPSYARQGQIEVSILHRLSQESADEFNFIRAYECFTHKNHTCLVFEMLEQNLYDFLKQNKFSPLPLKYIRPILQQVLTALLKLKQLGLIHADLKPENIMLVDPVRHPFRVKVIDFGSASHVSKAVCSTYLQSRYYRAPEIILGLPFCEAIDMWSLGCVIAELFLGWPLYPGSSEYDQIRYISQTQGLPAEHMLNNATKTTRFFYRETDSNYPFWRLKTPEEHEAETNIKSKEARKYIFNCLDDMAQVNVPTDLEGGELLAEKVDRREFIDLLKRMLTLDQERRITPGEALNHNFVSLNHLMDYAHCNNVKASVQMMEVCRRNRHAYDQNGNQVPVMSNFGSSSSNVAITFNNQLSNLQNQYQLQPTSFYQPAHQVAQPQQMNIPQQQSQARVNGVAAVQGNQYVASAARAADPFQQASQSLCVSSILCPPYQGLNSPAKHMVPMVAQAAQALQIQPSLLTQVGTQQYVPVSVVEQNGRQMLLTNAVQSSWGANRQMFVPSWQQLPTQRTIQQQVLSDSEVWSRSLVLERAALLPEQAAVIPVQATALAAPGLQQPWGMVAAANPNPTHCYVSSSHQQQQALVDHHGASGAIQMASSKRITKTRTGKEKEISSTQLSPVKKRVKEGTPPKWDSIPQSHKGSSTYHSNKVVTSSSGNVRRTSPHLGGVQWSSEVKSGKNVKKKVMYSPEHQHTIVIRDTPSPAYSVVILSSDSEDENESPACCTNKDRGPVVNVKNPVQKTSTLGPSSVAATTCASVLPLTPESEAGIYSLQSTPRQTHLSLPNKPRGNGSYQTRKNVVSCVTVPDSDSDGHYSPVRNLPNFTSNVVVKVIKPEPHRDRDNLPVTTIQKKRLLAKAQAHSHSQLVSQSDILPTFPTKREVSSVGEEEQIPIAMIHQKQTIGNHEHGSGVGRIDYCGQYGLGRSERELPHYTRHQVQNLEGERLLKCSGSPVLMRDGRTLLPGTAAQLVNGVLGSGSGVRHAGPSAHLSPVQHVGQPFYLATNSQADLYREYCRPTVYVTSSLTQPAYIPTTTQQKYVLAPGAGGPFPATQLPVPPPAHHHTSNRSVMAAAVPYPAAHPLPAHLQPASAAPAVLPSSSISLTSFPAAAQPPPPYGYSVNPLSPGKSQYQHLYQMFGE, encoded by the exons ATGCTTTTATTAAG tgTAGAATATGGGAATGCAAACCAAGTTAGTGATATTACTTCAACAAGTGGATATTTGGCTGACCATAATGCAGTTGGAGTAAACACTGGGGGAGATCTAAATAATTGCACTAGTATTAATCCATACATTGTGCCTTCCACAAGTAATCCTTATGGCTGTCAACAAACCTCCCAGAATGGAGTGTCAGCTGCTCCCCTTGGAGTTCAGAAAAAAATTGTGCGTGCTCAAGCAGCCAAACTGCTAGACACCTACCag CAACAAAATGGTTTGAAACGCAAATCACATGAGCTTGAAGATGCGATAGGTTTGCAACATCAAGTGTTACAACCTCACCAAACGAAACAAATAGAAGATAGAGCCCAACACACACACCATCGGCATCAAGTGCACCATAAAAGTTCTGCTGCAGTTGTGCCTATAACCTCAACAAAAAAATTCTCGACAACAACTACAACTATCACCACGGCGCCTGCAACATCAAAAAATAGCTCCTCCAATACTGAGGGGGACTATCAGCTTGTACAACATGAAGTTTTATACTCGGCCACAAACCAGTATGAGGTACTGGAATTTTTGGGACGGGGGACCTTTGGTCAG GTGGTCAAATGCTGGAAGAAAGGGACCAATGAAATTGTGGCTATCAAAATCTTAAAGAATCATCCCTCTTATGCACGTCAAGGGCAGATCGAAGTCAGTATTTTGCATCGATTGAGCCAAGAAAGTGCAGATGAG TTCAACTTTATTCGGGCATATGAGTGCTTCACCCACAAGAATCACACTTGCCTGGTGTTTGAGATGCTAGAGCAAAACTTGTATGACTTTCTGAAACAGAACAAATTCAGTCCACTTCCTCTGAAGTACATCCGTCCCATTCTACAACAAGTGCTTACAGCTCTACTCAAGTTGAAG CAACTTGGACTAATCCATGCTGATCTTAAACCAGAAAATATCATGTTGGTGGATCCTGTACGCCATCCTTTTAGGGTAAAAGTGATTGACTTTGGCTCAGCTAGCCACGTGTCCAAAGCTGTGTGCTCAACATATCTTCAGTCAAGATATTATAG GGCTCCTGAAATTATTCTTGGCTTGCCATTCTGTGAAGCAATTGACATGTGGTCGTTAGGCTGTGTGATAGCTGAGCTCTTTCTGGGGTGGCCTCTTTACCCTGGGTCTTCTGAGTATGACCAG ataagATACATTAGTCAGACCCAAGGACTGCCAGCAGAACACATGTTAAATAATGCTACAAAGACAACTCGTTTTTTCTATAGGGAAACAGACAGCAACTATCCATTCTGGAGATTAAAA ACCCCAGAAGAACATGAAGCAGAAACTAACATTAAGTCTAAAGAAGCTagaaaatatatctttaactGTCTTGATGACATGGCACAG gtAAATGTGCCAACTGATTTAGAAGGTGGAGAGCTGCTAGCTGAGAAGGTAGATCGAAGAGAGTTCATTGACCTACTCAAAAGAATGTTAACTTTAGACCAGGAAAGAAGAATTACCCCTGGTGAAgctttaaatcataattttgtcTCTCTCAACCATCTTATGGATTATGCACATTGTAATAA TGTGAAGGCTTCAGTTCAGATGATGGAAGTTTGTCGAAGAAACAGACATGCATATGACCAAAATGGTAACCAAGTGCCAGTAATGAGTAACTTTGGTTCTTCATCCAGTAATGTAGCTATCACATTCAATAATCAACTAAGCAACCTGCAGAATCAg TACCAGCTGCAACCAACAAGTTTTTATCAGCCTGCTCATCAGGTGGCACAGCCACAGCAAATGAACATTCCTCAACAACAGTCACAGGCAAGAGTCAATGGAGTTGCTGCAGTACAGGGAAACCAGTATGTTGCTTCTGCTGCCCGTGCTGCCGATCCTTTCCAACAGGCTTCTCAGTCTCTTTGTGTCTCTTCCATATTGTGCCCTCCTTATCAAG GGCTAAACTCACCAGCTAAGCACATGGTACCAATGGTTGCTCAGGCAGCCCAGGCTTTACAGATACAACCATCGCTACTTACTCAG GTGGGAACTCAGCAGTATGTGCCAGTTTCTGTGGTTGAGCAGAATGGGAGACAGATGCTTCTGACA AATGCTGTGCAGTCAAGTTGGGGAGCTAATCGTCAGATGTTTGTTCCATCTTGGCAACAACTGCCAACCCAGCGAACCATCCAACAACAAGTATTGTCAGACTCAGAGGTGTGGAGCCGTTCACTAGTTCTTGAAAGAGCAGCATTGTTACCTGAGCAGGCTGCCGTCATACCTGTG CAGGCCACAGCATTGGCAGCTCCAGGGCTTCAACAACCTTGGGGAATGGTAGCAGCTGCAAACCCTAACCCTACTCATTGCTATGTTAGTAGCAGCCATCAACAACAGCAAGCTCTTGTGGATCACCATGGAGCCAGTGGAGCAATACAGATGGCTTCATCTAAAAGGATCACTAAAACTAG GACTGGGAAGGAGAAAGAGATAAGTAGCACCCAACTTTCACCTGTGAAGAAACGTGTCAAGGAAGGAACTCCTCCTAAATGGGATTCAATACCCCAGAGTCACAAAGGCTCTAGCACCTACCATTCAAATAAAGTGGTGACTAGTAGTAGCGGTAATGTACGACGCACGAGCCCACATCTTGGAGGTGTGCAATGGTCCAGTGAAGTAAAATCAGGAAAAAATGT GAAGAAGAAAGTAATGTACTCCCCTGAACATCAACATACTATTGTGATCAGAGATACACCAAGTCCTGCATACAGTGTGGTGATTTTGAGCTCGGACTCTGAGGATGAAAATGAAAGTCCTGCTTG CTGTACAAACAAAGATAGAGGTCCTGTAGTGAATGTCAAGAATCCTGTTCAGAAGACATCAACTTTAGGTCCATCGTCAGTTGCTGCCACAACTTGTGCCAGTGTTCTTCCATTAACACCAGAATCTGAAGCTGGAATCTACAGCTTGCAGTCCACACCAAGACaaa CCCATCTTTCTTTGCCTAATAAGCCTCGAGGAAATGGAAGTTACCAAACTCGAAAGAATGTTGTTAGCTGTGTTACAGTCCCTGATTCGGACTCTGATGGCCACTACAGCCCAGTTCGAAATTTACCAAATTTCACTTCAAACGTTGTTGTGAAAGTAATCAAACCAGAACCACACAGAGATAGAGACAA ccTCCCAGTAACTACTATTCAGAAGAAGCGACTTCTGGCTAAGGCCCAGGCACACTCCCACAGCCAGTTAGTTTCTCAATCAGATATTTTACCAACATTTCCCACAAAACGAGAAGTCAGCAGCGTGGGTGAAGAAGAGCAGATACCTATTGCAATGATTCATCAGAAACAAACTATTGGAAATCATGAACATGGGTCAGGAGTAGGAAGAATAGACTATTGTGGTCAGTATGGACTAGGTAGAAGTGAAAGGGAGCTTCCACACTACACTCGTCATCAGGTACAAAACTTGGAAGGAGAGCGTTTGCTTAAGTGTTCAGGATCACCTGTTCTCATGAGAGATGGG AGAACTTTACTACCAGGAACTGCTGCTCAGTTAGTTAATGGAGTTTTGGGTTCAGGAAGTGGAGTAAGGCATGCCGGCCCTTCAGCACATCTTTCTCCGGTCCAGCATGTGGGGCAACCTTTTTATCTGGCTACTAACTCTCAGGCCGATCTGTATAG AGAGTATTGTCGGCCAACTGTGTATGTGACATCCAGCCTGACTCAGCCTGCATATATTCCAACTACCACACAACAGAAATACGTTCTTGCCCCAGGAGCTGGGGGACCATTCCCAGCAACCCAACTTCCTGTTCCTCCTCCAGCCCACCATCACACCTCTAACCGGTCTGTAATGGCTGCTGCAGTTCCCTACCCTGCTGCTCATCCTCTACCTGCTCACTTGCAACCAGCCTCTGCTGCTCCTGCTGTGCTTCCAAGCTCTTCCATATCTCTCACATCATTTCCGGCTGCTGCCCAACCACCACCTCCGTATGGCTACAGTGTCAACCCTTTGAGCCCTGGAAAGTCCCAATATCAGCACTTGTATCAGATGTTTGGAGAGTAG